The following coding sequences lie in one Candidatus Marinarcus aquaticus genomic window:
- a CDS encoding acetolactate synthase large subunit encodes MKMTGAKIVIESLHKEGTEVVFGYPGGAIMNVYDEIYKQNHFQHILTRHEQAAIHAADGYARATGKVGVAIVTSGPGFTNAVTGLATAYMDSIPMVVISGQVPTQIIGTDGFQEIDAVGISRPCTKHNYLVKDVKDLPRVFKEAFHIASTGRPGPVHIDIPKDATINEADFVYPKEVYLPTYKPTTKGNKKQLKKALDALKKSKKPLIYIGGGAVLSNCAHEIRELAKRCNIPAVETLMARGVMGHDNPLLFGMLGMHGEYAANMAAYETDLLISLGARFDDRVTGRLDEFAKGAQVIHIDIDPASIDKLVKPDFPIVGDLKNVLESMLEALKEIELIDYTSWVKELTEYQQKEPLRYNESEDGAIKPQWVIEEVGHILGNRAVVSTDVGQHQMWAAQFYPFSYPRQFITSGGLGTMGFGLPAAMGVARGMKDKVSVNFTGDGSILMNIQELLTCTEYELPVINIVLNNNYLGMVRQWQTLFYENRLSETDLSIQPDFTKLVEAFGGRGYKVHTKEDFKIALKDAVESKKVCMIEVIVDRLENVLPMVPNGHALNEMTLLGDE; translated from the coding sequence ATGAAAATGACAGGCGCAAAAATTGTGATCGAATCTTTACATAAAGAGGGTACGGAAGTCGTCTTTGGTTACCCAGGTGGCGCTATAATGAATGTCTACGATGAAATCTATAAACAAAACCATTTTCAACATATTTTAACACGACATGAGCAAGCAGCAATCCACGCTGCAGATGGATATGCACGAGCTACAGGAAAAGTTGGAGTTGCAATAGTAACAAGTGGTCCAGGTTTTACAAATGCAGTTACAGGTTTAGCAACAGCATACATGGACTCAATTCCAATGGTTGTTATCTCAGGACAAGTACCAACACAAATTATTGGTACCGATGGTTTCCAAGAGATTGACGCTGTAGGTATTTCACGACCATGTACAAAACATAACTATTTAGTAAAAGATGTTAAGGATTTACCAAGAGTTTTTAAAGAGGCATTTCATATTGCAAGTACAGGACGACCAGGTCCAGTACACATTGATATTCCAAAAGATGCAACGATTAATGAAGCAGATTTTGTATACCCAAAAGAGGTCTATTTACCAACGTATAAACCAACAACGAAAGGGAACAAAAAACAGCTTAAAAAAGCATTGGATGCTCTTAAAAAGTCTAAAAAACCATTGATTTATATTGGTGGAGGGGCTGTTTTATCAAACTGTGCCCATGAAATCAGAGAGTTGGCTAAACGATGCAACATTCCAGCTGTTGAGACATTGATGGCACGAGGTGTAATGGGGCATGATAATCCCCTTCTTTTTGGAATGTTGGGAATGCACGGAGAGTATGCAGCAAATATGGCAGCATATGAAACAGACCTTTTAATCTCGTTGGGTGCACGATTTGATGACAGGGTAACAGGACGATTAGATGAGTTTGCTAAAGGTGCACAGGTTATTCATATTGACATTGACCCAGCATCCATTGATAAATTGGTTAAACCAGATTTCCCCATTGTAGGGGATTTGAAAAATGTATTAGAGAGCATGTTAGAAGCGCTTAAAGAGATTGAACTCATTGATTATACATCATGGGTCAAAGAGCTTACAGAGTATCAACAAAAAGAGCCTTTAAGATACAACGAGAGTGAAGATGGAGCGATTAAACCTCAATGGGTTATTGAAGAGGTTGGTCACATCTTAGGAAACAGAGCAGTTGTTTCAACAGACGTTGGACAGCACCAAATGTGGGCAGCACAATTCTATCCCTTTTCATATCCAAGACAGTTTATCACCAGTGGTGGATTAGGAACAATGGGATTTGGACTTCCTGCAGCCATGGGTGTTGCGCGAGGTATGAAAGATAAAGTCAGTGTTAACTTCACAGGAGATGGTTCAATTTTAATGAACATTCAAGAGTTACTAACGTGTACAGAGTATGAGTTACCGGTTATTAACATCGTATTAAATAATAACTACCTTGGAATGGTACGACAGTGGCAAACGCTGTTTTATGAAAACCGATTGTCGGAAACTGATTTATCAATCCAACCAGACTTCACAAAATTGGTTGAAGCATTTGGTGGAAGAGGGTACAAAGTACATACAAAAGAGGACTTTAAAATTGCACTTAAAGATGCTGTTGAGAGCAAAAAAGTGTGTATGATTGAAGTTATTGTTGACAGATTAGAAAATGTTTTACCAATGGTTCCAAACGGACATGCATTAAATGAAATGACACTTTTAGGAGATGAGTAA